One Tolypothrix bouteillei VB521301 DNA window includes the following coding sequences:
- a CDS encoding ATP-binding protein, whose protein sequence is MNEDEFVKQIQYVQKRMTELQKNASKLPLHQQSRLTKALENLSYAMRDLQVAEETIRLLLSAVQQSKDSIIITTAKLDPPGPEIVFVNPAFSQMTGYEIEEVLGKTPRLLQGPKTDRSVLDDLRKHLSEAIPFHGEAINYHKDGTEYYVEWNISPICNVNQTITHFIAIQRDITARKRMEEERESLLSREQANRAEAEAANRIKDEFLAMLSHELRTPLTPILGWSRLLQTNKLPEAKLQQAMASIEEHAKRQAKLIDDLLDLSRIVRGKLTLNLTSVTLIVPLAAALETVRLAAEAKSIRIKTVLESTVEPVMGDADRLQQVFWNLLSNAIKFTSEGGSIIVELQRVNRYAHITVSDTGQGIHPDFLPFVFDRFRQEDSSITRQFGGLGLGLAISRQLVEAHGGTIVVESLGVGKGTTFTIKLPLIKAPQQTHSNPKKPPLFLDLSNIKVLVVEDDAGTREFITFALEQYGANVNAVGSATEALEVLAQSKPNILIIDIGMSKVDGYTLLRQIRSMSQEQGGQIPAIALTAYVGENNRQQALAAGFQMHVPKPVEPAEIAVVIDQLLGKKQ, encoded by the coding sequence GTGAACGAAGATGAGTTTGTCAAGCAGATTCAATACGTGCAGAAACGCATGACTGAACTGCAAAAGAATGCCAGCAAATTACCTTTACACCAACAAAGTCGATTGACAAAAGCTCTTGAGAACTTGAGCTATGCCATGAGGGACTTGCAAGTCGCAGAAGAGACCATACGGCTTTTACTGTCTGCAGTACAACAATCTAAAGATTCTATTATTATTACCACAGCAAAACTTGACCCCCCAGGGCCTGAAATTGTCTTTGTCAATCCAGCTTTTAGTCAAATGACTGGTTACGAGATTGAAGAAGTATTGGGTAAAACTCCACGTTTGTTGCAAGGTCCTAAAACCGATCGCTCTGTCCTGGATGACTTGCGGAAACATCTGTCTGAGGCGATACCTTTTCATGGTGAGGCAATTAACTACCACAAAGATGGTACGGAATATTATGTGGAATGGAATATTAGCCCGATTTGTAATGTCAATCAAACCATAACACACTTCATTGCCATTCAACGTGACATTACTGCCCGCAAACGCATGGAGGAAGAACGCGAGTCTCTGCTCTCCCGAGAGCAGGCAAACCGCGCAGAAGCAGAAGCAGCAAACCGAATTAAAGATGAGTTTTTGGCTATGCTCTCCCACGAACTCAGAACTCCTCTGACGCCAATTCTGGGTTGGTCAAGGCTGTTGCAAACCAATAAGTTACCGGAAGCAAAACTACAACAGGCAATGGCGTCAATTGAGGAGCACGCGAAACGTCAGGCAAAATTAATTGACGATCTGCTTGACCTTTCACGAATTGTGCGGGGCAAATTAACACTTAATTTAACTTCAGTGACATTGATCGTGCCGCTTGCTGCTGCTCTTGAAACAGTTCGTCTGGCTGCTGAAGCAAAATCAATTCGTATCAAAACAGTACTTGAATCGACTGTAGAACCAGTTATGGGTGATGCAGATAGATTGCAACAAGTTTTTTGGAACTTGCTTTCAAATGCCATCAAATTTACTTCAGAAGGCGGCTCTATTATTGTAGAACTACAACGAGTGAACCGCTACGCTCATATTACAGTCAGTGACACGGGACAAGGTATCCATCCCGACTTCTTACCCTTTGTGTTTGACCGTTTCCGCCAAGAAGATAGTTCTATCACTCGTCAATTTGGAGGTTTAGGTTTGGGGCTGGCTATTTCCCGGCAATTAGTAGAAGCTCATGGCGGAACAATTGTGGTGGAAAGTCTTGGTGTTGGAAAGGGTACAACCTTTACAATCAAGCTACCACTGATAAAAGCTCCCCAACAGACACACTCAAACCCCAAAAAACCTCCGCTATTTTTGGATTTGAGCAATATAAAAGTTTTAGTGGTAGAGGATGATGCTGGTACGCGAGAATTTATCACCTTCGCGCTTGAACAGTATGGAGCTAATGTCAACGCCGTGGGATCTGCCACTGAGGCGCTAGAAGTATTGGCACAATCAAAGCCAAATATATTGATAATCGATATTGGGATGTCAAAAGTAGATGGTTACACTCTGCTGCGTCAGATTAGATCGATGTCGCAAGAGCAAGGAGGGCAAATTCCGGCGATCGCTCTTACGGCGTATGTAGGAGAAAACAATCGGCAACAAGCCCTTGCAGCTGGTTTTCAAATGCATGTTCCCAAGCCAGTTGAGCCTGCTGAAATAGCTGTAGTTATTGACCAATTATTGGGCAAAAAGCAATGA
- a CDS encoding protein kinase domain-containing protein, translated as MITPALLNNRYKVLRVLGSGGFGETFLAEDTQMPSSRRCVIKQLKPVADNLQVYQLVQQRFQQEAAILEELGDRSDRIPRLYAYFSENGQFYLVQEYIEGQTLTQKVYQQGVLNESEVKDILINILPILDFVHSKRIVHRDIKPDNIILRFSDGKPVLIDFGAVKLTMQTEMASGNANPSIVIGTPGFMPTEQSIGRPVFASDIYSLGLTAIYLLTGRMPQQLACDNITGETLWRDFAPYISPGFADVLDRAIRRTPSERYSSVQQMLVALQTPAIPVAPTVPVYVAPTVPLNSPPVTPSPPSIPAPQPTIPVGQPPVVSYQSPATTASVTSHNGIAPWQQGIAIGVLVGACVVGGFWFLKGQTPAPLEGTTVVRSGSTSKSSSNSNRGQEPSTTQSNNSSTPPDSDSQQSQQGNATSPPAFAESEARDLINKWLLAKRVMFAPPYDPQPAAELTTGSQYESTAGEEGSINSLKKDGHSYRYRVQTIDSVDEFSVNGDRAIIQVKVTEDRTLLDRNGNILPKETDYKTRTVRYNLEFADDRWKIASTEIINSDR; from the coding sequence ATGATAACACCAGCACTATTAAATAATCGTTATAAGGTACTGAGAGTATTAGGAAGTGGAGGATTTGGGGAAACGTTTTTAGCAGAGGACACCCAAATGCCCTCAAGTCGTCGCTGTGTGATTAAGCAACTTAAGCCTGTTGCTGATAACCTCCAAGTTTATCAACTCGTACAGCAACGATTTCAGCAAGAAGCAGCGATTTTAGAAGAACTCGGAGATCGAAGCGATCGCATTCCCCGATTGTATGCATATTTCTCTGAAAACGGGCAATTTTATTTAGTTCAAGAGTATATTGAAGGTCAAACCTTGACCCAAAAGGTGTATCAGCAAGGTGTGCTGAATGAAAGTGAAGTCAAGGATATATTAATCAATATTTTGCCGATTCTAGATTTTGTTCACAGCAAGCGCATCGTGCATCGAGATATCAAGCCAGATAATATTATTTTGCGCTTTTCAGACGGCAAACCAGTCTTAATTGATTTTGGTGCGGTGAAACTGACAATGCAAACAGAAATGGCTTCAGGAAACGCCAACCCATCAATTGTTATTGGAACTCCGGGATTTATGCCCACGGAACAATCTATAGGAAGACCGGTTTTTGCTAGTGATATTTATAGTTTGGGCTTAACGGCAATTTATTTGCTTACAGGTAGAATGCCACAACAGCTTGCATGCGATAACATCACAGGTGAAACTCTCTGGCGGGATTTTGCTCCTTATATTAGCCCTGGTTTTGCAGATGTGTTGGATAGAGCAATTAGAAGAACACCTAGCGAGCGTTATTCGAGTGTCCAACAAATGCTTGTGGCATTGCAAACTCCTGCTATTCCCGTTGCACCTACAGTACCAGTTTATGTCGCTCCTACAGTGCCCCTAAACTCTCCTCCAGTCACTCCATCCCCTCCATCAATACCAGCACCACAACCAACTATCCCAGTTGGACAACCTCCTGTTGTCTCTTACCAATCACCAGCAACAACTGCATCTGTGACAAGTCATAACGGTATAGCACCTTGGCAACAGGGTATTGCTATCGGTGTCTTAGTTGGGGCGTGTGTTGTAGGTGGTTTTTGGTTTTTGAAAGGACAAACACCCGCCCCCTTAGAGGGAACAACTGTCGTCCGGTCGGGTTCTACTTCAAAATCTAGTTCAAACTCTAATAGGGGACAAGAACCTAGCACGACACAATCAAATAATTCTTCGACACCACCAGACTCTGATTCTCAGCAATCGCAACAGGGTAATGCAACTTCTCCACCTGCTTTTGCAGAAAGTGAAGCAAGAGATTTGATTAATAAGTGGTTGCTAGCCAAACGAGTGATGTTTGCACCTCCTTACGATCCCCAACCTGCGGCTGAGCTAACAACAGGTAGCCAGTATGAGAGTACCGCAGGAGAGGAAGGTTCTATAAACTCCTTGAAGAAAGACGGTCATTCCTACAGGTACAGAGTACAAACTATAGATAGTGTAGATGAGTTTTCTGTGAATGGCGATCGCGCTATTATCCAGGTTAAAGTGACGGAAGACCGTACACTTTTAGATAGAAATGGTAACATTTTGCCAAAAGAAACTGATTATAAAACAAGAACAGTTCGTTATAATCTAGAATTTGCCGATGACCGTTGGAAGATAGCTTCAACTGAAATTATTAATAGCGATCGGTGA
- a CDS encoding globin domain-containing protein gives MVSQKTIEIVKLTAPILKKQGLQITTRMYQIMFQKHPEVREKFNMSAQEDGSQPVKLAQAVYGYALQIDNLAALGSMVERIAHRHVEAQVLAEEYPIVGKCLLQAIKDVLGEEGATEEVIAAWTEAYEALSKVFINREHEIYEEDAIQPKLAV, from the coding sequence ATGGTCAGCCAAAAAACAATAGAAATTGTTAAATTGACAGCCCCTATACTTAAAAAGCAAGGTTTGCAAATCACAACTAGGATGTATCAAATCATGTTTCAAAAGCATCCAGAAGTGAGAGAAAAGTTTAATATGTCGGCGCAAGAAGATGGCTCTCAACCAGTAAAATTAGCACAAGCAGTTTATGGTTATGCTCTTCAAATTGACAATCTAGCTGCTTTAGGATCGATGGTTGAGAGGATTGCCCATCGTCATGTAGAAGCTCAGGTATTAGCAGAAGAATACCCTATTGTAGGAAAGTGTTTGTTGCAAGCAATAAAGGATGTGTTGGGAGAAGAAGGAGCTACGGAAGAAGTCATCGCAGCATGGACAGAAGCATATGAGGCCTTATCAAAAGTCTTTATTAACAGAGAGCACGAGATTTATGAAGAGGACGCCATTCAGCCAAAATTAGCAGTTTAG
- a CDS encoding M15 family metallopeptidase, producing MTVSFGIILSAALALKFSAPNPTNVGGRPSSPPKIVSVVPTSHPTEASSVIVSSQPVEIAANPASFQKQPVENQIAYGHFSYAQANPSELMIVSSYATGDDQRFELLNIEAGQALMRMMYSAREEGVWIVPVSGFRTIEQQQKLFQDQVKRRGSVEAAAKISAPAGFSEHHTGFAVDLADGRAPKQDVTLEFEKTNAYRWLTRHAREFGFELSFKRNNSQGVSFEPWHWRYVGSPNAIAAFAHARK from the coding sequence ATGACAGTTTCATTTGGTATTATTTTGAGTGCAGCATTGGCGCTAAAATTTTCTGCACCAAACCCAACGAATGTTGGAGGAAGACCCTCCTCTCCACCAAAGATTGTTTCCGTCGTCCCAACCTCCCATCCAACAGAAGCGTCTTCTGTTATTGTCTCTTCCCAACCAGTAGAAATTGCAGCCAATCCCGCTTCATTCCAGAAACAACCGGTAGAAAATCAAATAGCATATGGACATTTTTCTTATGCACAAGCCAATCCTAGCGAATTGATGATTGTCAGTAGTTACGCAACGGGTGATGACCAACGCTTTGAGTTGTTAAATATTGAAGCAGGACAAGCACTAATGCGAATGATGTATTCTGCAAGAGAAGAAGGTGTTTGGATAGTACCTGTTTCCGGTTTTCGTACCATAGAACAGCAACAAAAATTGTTTCAAGACCAAGTGAAGCGTCGCGGTTCCGTAGAAGCAGCAGCAAAAATCAGCGCACCTGCAGGATTTAGCGAACATCATACTGGTTTTGCTGTGGATTTAGCAGATGGTAGAGCCCCAAAGCAAGATGTCACCTTGGAATTTGAAAAGACAAATGCCTATCGTTGGTTGACTCGTCATGCTCGAGAGTTTGGATTTGAATTGTCTTTTAAGCGCAATAATTCCCAAGGTGTGAGTTTTGAGCCTTGGCATTGGCGATATGTTGGTTCACCAAATGCAATAGCAGCATTCGCTCATGCTAGAAAGTGA